The nucleotide window AACCTTTTCTTTCCATCTGTGAAGCCAATGCGGTAGATAATAAGGAGCTGCAAGAAGGAGAGTGCCCATCAACCAATAATAAATAACCAAACATAAAATCATTCAACATCACCTTGTACTAGACATCAAAATAGTTTCGTCTATAGGATGGTCGATATGATTAAGACATATTCAGTTTCAATTTTTCATAAAGAAAACTTGGCTAATAACTTTTTGAAAAAAGTACTTAAACTAAACTGCCCAATTCTTCAGTAAGAACAAGTGATCACCTTATGCAGTAATCGCCCCCCTTTAACGGAACAATGGGCACACTCCAATATTCTTGAATTGCGCCCGATTCATGAATAAGCTACTACATAATTTTAGCGAACTTCACTTACCTCGAAACTCTATAAATTAAATACATGTGATTTCTACACGTATTGCGTACACTTAGTTGTCTATAGATATGGATTTATTAACTTCCTCATTCTGTACACGAGATTTTCTTTGATACTGCAGGACGGTAAGGCCTAACGAGATCCCCCAAACTAAGAACAATGAATACCAAATGTAACCCCAAATTATAGGGTGTATATTTGAATCTTGATAAGTAAATTGTGGGGAAGATATCACACGACCAATTTCTATAAAAAACCTTAGATAAAAAAAACCGAGACCCCAAAATGTCAACCCGATTGATGAAATCCACCCGAGTATGAGTAGCATTATACGGGGAATTCTTCGACCCCATGGTTGTATAAAAGAAAGTGCAAAGAGTGATGCAAGAACCGCTAAGAAACCCATTGTCCAAAATCCAATAGCTATAGACCAAATGTTTTCGTGGAATGATTTAAAGTCGCCTGGGAAGGCTACAGATATTCCCATACCCCACCAAAGATGTGGTGCGGCGTATAAGAGTGCCGAAATACATGCCACATAACCCCAAGTTGATTTCGTATATACTTGTTGTGCCATCTTCTTTTGAAACATCAATAGATCCACTCCTTATACACCAATTTATTCCACTTTACCATAACTGAGAAAGAATTAACCTCTTTTTCAATTAAATGCCCTTTACATACAGAAAAGCACTTTCCTTGCTAAAGAAAAGCACCCATATCTTGAATAAAAGATATTGAGAGCAACTACTGTATCTATTATTGCCCACGTTTACGTAGTAAACTATTTGGATTGGCTTAGGGTTTCTCTTGCTTTGGGGACATCTTTATTAAATACTTTAATCTTATGAACAACAGGATCCGCAAAATGTATTGTGGTTTTATCTCCTGTTTCCACTTTATAATCAATAATACCCATAGATTCAAGCTTTTCTTTAGCTTTTAGAAGTTCGCCAGCATTAGGGGTGATAAACACAACAGTCATTATTGAAGAAAATAAGTTCTTAACTAACTTGAAAAGATTCACCAATACTCCCCCCTAATCTTTGTAACTTCCAATCAATATCTTTATTTAATTTAACTTCCCAATTCTTCAGTAAGAGAAAAGCGATCACCTTATGCAGCAATTGCCCCCTTAAATGGAACAATGAGTGCAACCCAATTTACTTGGATTGCACCCGTATTAAGCAAATAAATATTAATTAGTTTGAAACATTCAGATTTATCCTTTTATTGTCCTTCCCCAAAGTCTAAGGTTCTTCCTGTTTCCACCAAAGACTTTATGTTATTCAAAATCATCCACCAGGCCTTGTCGCTGTTCTCGTAATGAGGATCACCTTCTTTCCACTGGTCATGGATAAGGGTCAATTTCGTGCATGAACCAACAGGCTCCAGGTAATAAGAAATTCTTGACTCAAATTTCTGATCATCTTTCATATATGCATTTCCGGTATAGTGTGTAAATCGAAGGACCTGGTTCGGATCATATTCCAATACATTTCCGTATACATGCACCGTCTCATCCCCGTCCACTCCAGGACCAACATATTCCAAGGAATCGCCCTCTTGAAATGTAGATCTGATGACGCTCCCATAAAAAATTTGTTTTGTACCCTCAGGAGAGACCAATGTCTTCCAAACTTGCTCTGGTGTACCTGCGATATAAAATTGATACTTCAAATCCTTCATCATTTTTTTGCCTCCTATAAATTCTATTCCCTACATGTACATCATAAAAAAACTTCACTGACAAATACGGTCAGTGAAGTTAAGTATTTTGGTAATGACTGAATAATTCAAAACTGATCGTTGCCAATTTTTCCTGTAATAAATTTGGTTCCAAAATAGTAATGGATTTACCATAGGGAAGGAGAAAGTAAGGTATCAAGGTGTTTATAGACTCTAAATCGACCTTGAAATGAGCTTGGTTATTAGAACGTTCTATTAGTGCATGACCAAACATCCAATGCTGACACAAGTCATCGAGCACATGTGTCATGCCTTGAATTTTGACGGAAATAAGTTTGTCAAGTTGATTTGAATCAGGCAAAAGACCTTTCAGGAAAAAAGAACGTGCTGAAAATCCTAAAGGTCTCTCAAATGTGTTATCAGTTCTGGATAATGCCTTTATACGATTGATTCGAAAACTTCGAACTTCTTGACGCAGATGGCAATATGCGACTGTGTACCATTTACCTTTCCAATATACAATCCCATAAGGATCAATATAGCGCGATAGTGGTTCAGTTTCTCCACCTTTATGATAATCAATAAATAACGTAGAACTTTCGGCAACAGAAATTTCTAAATCTTGGAGGGTAGATTTCAATGATGGTTCGACAGGAGGATGGATGAATTCAAACCCTTCTGAATGGCGTTTGATATGATCCAATTGTTCCTCGTTTGTATACATTTTCAGCTTAGAAACAGCTTCATCCAATGCTTCACTAAAGGGATACCCCGCATCTATGGCAAAATTCGCAGCATGAATAAGCGCTTTCTGTTCATCCAGATTAAAAAACAGTGGCGCTTTTGTAAAGTTATCAAGCAAACGATACCCACCATTATGTCCGGCATCTGAAATGATTGGTACGCCACTTGCACACAGCGTATCAATATAGCGGTAAACCGTACGTATACTGATCTCTAGTTCCTCTGCCAGCTCCTTGGCAGTCATTTGTTTTCTCGTATTAAGGAGCCATAGTATAGAAAGCATGTTAACCATTTTTGACATTCTGTGGTATTCCTTTCTCGAGGACTCAAGATAAGTATTCTGGCATTAAAGTATATACTTATTGAAAATTCTTTTTACTCACCTTTTTTGAAGAACTACATCATTAATTATCCTGCGTTATCCAACATTATTATTCTAGAAATCTTTTCCGATTCCATTCTTACCTGAAATAATCAAGTTACTCAAGGCTTGTCCCACTACACTACTAAATTTAACTCTATGCCCTGAGAACCCTGCTGTAATCGCAACGTTGGAATACTTAGGATGTAGATCAATAATAAATTTATCATCAGGGGTTTTACCATACCTTAATTGACAAATATCAGATATAAAGATCACTATATCGATCTTCAGCTCTCGCCCCCTTTTCTTGAAGATGAACTTGTATTTCAATCACTAGCAATGTTTTTTTGCTTTGTAAAAAAGGACATTAAAATTAAGTCAAAATACTTGTCCGAATCAACCTTAATAGCTGCTAATTTTCGACCTTCTTCAATAAAACCTGCCTTTTCATATAAAGAAACAGCATTTGTATTAATAGCAAAAACTTCAAGTGAAACCTTCTCAATTAAAGAGTTCTCCCTCGCCCAATTAATTAATTCCGTTAACAAAGCTTTACCAATTCCTTGATTTCTAAAATCAGTGGCGACACTCATACCAAAACTCCCTTGATGCTGTATCTTCTTTTTGTTTCCGTTATGGAAATCTAAAAAGCCTATAATTTCTCCCTGGTATTCAGCTAAAATTGCAAGCTTTCCTTCATCATTTAACATCTGCTTTAAGAAGTCTTTTTGCTGGTCGATTGTTACCTTAAATTCTTCCTCAGTAGTCAATAAATACGGTGAATTGCTAATAATCTCTTTATTAAATTTAAGTACCTCGTCAGCATCTTCAGGAAAAACTGTTCTGACCTGTATGGTTTCACCGTTTTTAATTTTATATCGTTTTAATTCAATTCGACTCACTAATAGCCGCCCCCTGAGCAGTTGTTTTATGTCATAATTGCCCCCTTGTATGGAACAAGTTTATACAGCGGTTACTACTTATTATCTTCTGCTAAATGGTAAGGAACTTCGTAACCATCGCAACTTATCATAGAATATTTTTTTCCTTCAGCTAAAATTTCCTTACATTTGAATTTCTTCATTTCCTTGCTTCCGTAGTCATCTCTTGTGCTATCACTAGAAACTTCAAGATTATCCCCATCAAATGTTATATTTGTTAAGATTGGGGCTCCTTCTTTTGTGTAAGTAACCACACGAATACTATCCTTCTGCCCTGCTTCTGTATTTTGTATAAATTCTTTTAATCTTGATTCGTTTTTTATATCATCAAAAAGTCTGCTTACAATATCAGTATCAGATGGAGTGAATTCTTTTGAATTAGCTGCATTTGAATGAGTACAACCAACAAT belongs to Alkalihalobacillus sp. TS-13 and includes:
- a CDS encoding DUF3995 domain-containing protein, which produces MFQKKMAQQVYTKSTWGYVACISALLYAAPHLWWGMGISVAFPGDFKSFHENIWSIAIGFWTMGFLAVLASLFALSFIQPWGRRIPRIMLLILGWISSIGLTFWGLGFFYLRFFIEIGRVISSPQFTYQDSNIHPIIWGYIWYSLFLVWGISLGLTVLQYQRKSRVQNEEVNKSISIDN
- a CDS encoding SRPBCC family protein, coding for MKDLKYQFYIAGTPEQVWKTLVSPEGTKQIFYGSVIRSTFQEGDSLEYVGPGVDGDETVHVYGNVLEYDPNQVLRFTHYTGNAYMKDDQKFESRISYYLEPVGSCTKLTLIHDQWKEGDPHYENSDKAWWMILNNIKSLVETGRTLDFGEGQ
- a CDS encoding YafY family protein produces the protein MSKMVNMLSILWLLNTRKQMTAKELAEELEISIRTVYRYIDTLCASGVPIISDAGHNGGYRLLDNFTKAPLFFNLDEQKALIHAANFAIDAGYPFSEALDEAVSKLKMYTNEEQLDHIKRHSEGFEFIHPPVEPSLKSTLQDLEISVAESSTLFIDYHKGGETEPLSRYIDPYGIVYWKGKWYTVAYCHLRQEVRSFRINRIKALSRTDNTFERPLGFSARSFFLKGLLPDSNQLDKLISVKIQGMTHVLDDLCQHWMFGHALIERSNNQAHFKVDLESINTLIPYFLLPYGKSITILEPNLLQEKLATISFELFSHYQNT
- a CDS encoding GNAT family N-acetyltransferase — translated: MSRIELKRYKIKNGETIQVRTVFPEDADEVLKFNKEIISNSPYLLTTEEEFKVTIDQQKDFLKQMLNDEGKLAILAEYQGEIIGFLDFHNGNKKKIQHQGSFGMSVATDFRNQGIGKALLTELINWARENSLIEKVSLEVFAINTNAVSLYEKAGFIEEGRKLAAIKVDSDKYFDLILMSFFTKQKNIASD
- a CDS encoding DUF4362 domain-containing protein, translating into MIKKLSIIIVCILFLFIVGCTHSNAANSKEFTPSDTDIVSRLFDDIKNESRLKEFIQNTEAGQKDSIRVVTYTKEGAPILTNITFDGDNLEVSSDSTRDDYGSKEMKKFKCKEILAEGKKYSMISCDGYEVPYHLAEDNK